A genomic segment from Candidatus Methanoperedens sp. encodes:
- the thiC gene encoding phosphomethylpyrimidine synthase ThiC, which yields MKTQLEHAREQTATKQMEAVARTENIDIDTLISRISEGSIVIMTRGNYRGNNKNTKENVSVGIGKGLSTKVNVNLGTSTLKIDPDEEVKKARIAQMYGADTITDLSMGGNISMIRKLVMENTTLPITTVPIYQAAAEKGIGNINCDDFIKNLKQQADEGISSFVLHCIDRKTLDIMKKGKRIMGVVSKGGSITSAYMMLNGCENPFISNFEEVLEILREHDIVLSLGNTMRSGCIHDKRDKAQIAEIKQNVKLAKTANEAGVQVIIEGMGGHVRADMIAGYVRFHKKQSCHPLFVAGPLPADVAVGYDHIAGSVGASLASGAGADYLCYITPSEHLGLPGPEQVREGLIAFKIAAHIGDSIKYGPDERDRNLAGKRAMLDWEGQMKYAIDSDRARELAPSEGPCTMCGDFCAIKIMKEFSSINCIKTYFTAKNAKDAKNGRE from the coding sequence ATGAAAACCCAGCTTGAACATGCAAGGGAACAAACAGCAACAAAACAAATGGAAGCGGTCGCAAGGACTGAAAATATCGATATCGATACCCTGATTTCGCGTATTTCAGAGGGAAGTATCGTAATAATGACCAGGGGAAATTATAGGGGAAATAATAAAAATACTAAAGAAAATGTATCCGTTGGCATCGGTAAGGGCCTGTCAACAAAAGTCAATGTGAATTTAGGCACATCTACCTTAAAGATCGATCCCGATGAAGAGGTGAAAAAAGCCCGCATTGCCCAGATGTATGGAGCTGACACGATAACTGATCTTTCCATGGGCGGGAATATCTCCATGATTCGAAAGCTGGTGATGGAGAATACAACTCTTCCCATAACAACTGTCCCGATTTACCAGGCAGCGGCAGAAAAAGGTATCGGGAACATTAATTGTGATGATTTCATCAAGAACTTAAAACAGCAGGCTGATGAAGGTATCAGTTCTTTTGTGCTTCACTGCATCGATAGAAAGACACTTGATATTATGAAAAAAGGAAAACGCATAATGGGTGTTGTATCAAAAGGCGGATCAATAACAAGCGCCTATATGATGCTTAATGGTTGTGAAAATCCTTTTATTTCGAATTTTGAGGAGGTCCTGGAAATCCTCAGGGAACATGATATTGTGCTCTCGCTTGGGAATACCATGCGAAGCGGATGCATACATGATAAAAGGGATAAAGCGCAGATTGCAGAGATAAAACAGAATGTAAAACTTGCAAAAACTGCAAATGAGGCTGGTGTCCAGGTAATAATAGAAGGAATGGGCGGACACGTCCGCGCTGACATGATAGCCGGGTATGTCAGGTTCCATAAAAAACAATCCTGCCATCCTCTTTTTGTTGCGGGGCCGCTTCCTGCTGATGTTGCAGTCGGGTATGACCATATTGCAGGAAGCGTTGGCGCGAGCTTGGCAAGCGGGGCGGGCGCTGATTACCTGTGTTATATAACTCCATCCGAACACCTGGGTCTTCCAGGCCCTGAACAGGTCCGGGAAGGTCTCATTGCTTTTAAGATAGCAGCGCATATCGGTGACTCAATAAAATACGGGCCTGATGAAAGGGACAGGAACCTTGCAGGAAAAAGGGCTATGCTTGACTGGGAGGGACAGATGAAATATGCTATTGATAGCGACAGGGCAAGGGAATTGGCGCCTTCCGAAGGCCCCTGCACAATGTGCGGGGATTTTTGTGCTATAAAAATTATGAAGGAGTTCAGCAGTATTAACTGTATAAAAACCTATTTCACCGCAAAGAACGCAAAGGACGCAAAGAATGGACGAGAATGA
- a CDS encoding methylenetetrahydrofolate reductase, protein MNFISKLRSGKFIITAEISPPKGTDTSRMLRDAALLKDIADAVNVTDNQRAVMRMSPIAACSILQGKGFETIMHITCRDRNRLALQSELVGASALGIGNVLVMSGDHPSKGDHVGAKPVYDLDSVQLLGMIRELNRGVDLSGNKLDGRTDFCVGAVTNTELNEAGLIKLKKKIKMGVNFLQTQAVFDVEKFSGFMERADEIRSTQSKQIKIIAGIIPLRSERSALFLNKVPGIRVPDDMIKQIKDAKDPEVEGMRITAEIIKKLRTMCDGIHIMPVGNHENTKKLLEMADLI, encoded by the coding sequence TTGAACTTCATTTCAAAATTACGATCGGGAAAATTCATAATCACAGCAGAGATCAGCCCTCCGAAAGGGACAGATACATCACGGATGTTGAGGGATGCTGCGTTATTAAAAGATATAGCTGATGCTGTAAATGTGACTGATAACCAGAGGGCTGTAATGAGAATGAGTCCTATTGCAGCATGCAGTATCCTCCAGGGAAAAGGTTTTGAAACAATTATGCACATCACTTGCAGGGACAGGAACAGGCTTGCGCTCCAGTCTGAGCTTGTCGGTGCTTCGGCTCTTGGAATTGGAAATGTACTCGTGATGTCAGGAGATCATCCTTCAAAAGGCGACCATGTGGGAGCAAAACCTGTTTACGATCTTGATTCTGTGCAGCTTCTTGGAATGATACGGGAACTTAACAGGGGAGTTGATCTTTCAGGAAATAAACTGGATGGAAGGACGGATTTCTGCGTGGGTGCCGTAACAAATACTGAATTAAATGAAGCAGGGCTTATTAAGCTTAAGAAAAAAATAAAAATGGGAGTAAATTTCCTGCAAACACAGGCCGTATTTGATGTAGAAAAATTTTCTGGATTTATGGAAAGAGCCGACGAAATAAGGTCAACACAATCAAAACAAATAAAGATAATAGCCGGGATAATACCGTTACGATCAGAAAGAAGCGCGCTTTTTCTCAACAAGGTTCCCGGTATAAGAGTTCCTGATGATATGATCAAACAGATAAAAGATGCAAAAGATCCTGAAGTTGAAGGCATGAGAATTACTGCCGAAATAATAAAAAAATTACGAACAATGTGTGACGGTATCCATATAATGCCTGTCGGAAACCACGAAAATACGAAAAAGTTGCTCGAAATGGCGGATTTAATATGA
- the folP gene encoding dihydropteroate synthase, which produces MGVINLSKESFYRNSVVSPVHVRDAALKMIDEGADIIDIGARSTWPLAARISKDEERSRLIPAVRALADIPVPVSVDTMFSGLAEEALLTGAKIINDVSGFTADEKMMDVAGKYACPVILMASNNIPGDPVGMDAIMESLERIIERAQHRGISPDSIIIDPAIGKWTPEKLPVYDYEIIDNLKRLRIFNKPILAAISRKSFIGETLNKPATERLYGSLAATAIAVRNGAHIIRTHDVAPTVDAVRVAQAARSRIPEARSGSIEAELLEIKNIDDCQKAMLSIGATSTGSHVMKKKTLILNILINNISTTEALIIKQEMLARGGDAALPREAVSHETQKVSLIISGTQLQVERLISKIRHQVRELPTIADMLTELMNKNKDTVFRYSR; this is translated from the coding sequence ATGGGAGTAATTAACCTCAGCAAAGAATCATTTTACAGGAATTCCGTGGTTTCACCCGTTCATGTGCGCGATGCTGCCCTAAAAATGATAGATGAAGGCGCAGATATTATCGATATTGGCGCACGTTCAACCTGGCCTCTTGCTGCCAGAATATCAAAAGATGAAGAACGCTCGCGCCTGATACCTGCTGTTCGTGCGCTTGCGGATATCCCGGTACCGGTTAGTGTGGATACGATGTTTTCAGGCCTTGCAGAAGAAGCACTTTTAACAGGCGCAAAAATAATAAACGATGTGAGCGGCTTCACGGCTGATGAAAAAATGATGGACGTTGCTGGAAAATACGCCTGCCCTGTGATATTAATGGCAAGCAATAATATTCCGGGTGACCCAGTGGGAATGGATGCGATAATGGAGTCACTGGAAAGAATAATTGAACGGGCGCAACATCGTGGGATTTCACCGGATTCAATTATCATTGACCCGGCTATTGGAAAATGGACTCCTGAAAAACTCCCGGTATATGATTATGAAATAATTGATAATCTCAAAAGACTCAGGATTTTTAATAAACCCATATTAGCAGCAATATCCAGAAAATCATTCATCGGGGAAACATTGAACAAACCTGCAACAGAGAGGCTTTATGGAAGCCTTGCAGCAACTGCAATCGCAGTAAGAAACGGGGCGCACATAATACGGACTCATGATGTAGCGCCAACTGTAGATGCGGTCAGGGTTGCTCAGGCTGCAAGATCAAGGATTCCTGAAGCCAGATCAGGAAGTATTGAAGCGGAATTGCTTGAAATTAAAAATATTGACGATTGCCAGAAAGCGATGTTATCAATAGGCGCGACCTCAACCGGAAGTCATGTAATGAAGAAAAAGACATTGATCCTGAACATTTTGATAAATAATATAAGCACAACAGAAGCATTAATAATCAAGCAGGAGATGCTGGCAAGAGGAGGAGATGCAGCCCTTCCGCGAGAGGCTGTTTCTCATGAAACCCAGAAGGTGAGCCTCATTATTTCAGGAACCCAGCTCCAGGTTGAGCGTCTTATAAGTAAAATACGCCACCAAGTAAGAGAACTTCCCACAATTGCAGATATGCTGACAGAATTGATGAATAAGAATAAAGATACTGTTTTCAGGTATTCAAGATAA
- a CDS encoding ribbon-helix-helix protein, CopG family, with amino-acid sequence MQRVTLRLPEQQLKMIDMLVEYGEFPSASEAIRTAIRDLIDQRSEKLVGRMQLFDKAKEQSKNAESFLLLKEEQ; translated from the coding sequence ATGCAAAGAGTAACACTAAGGCTCCCGGAACAGCAATTAAAAATGATCGACATGTTAGTTGAGTATGGTGAATTTCCGTCCGCTAGCGAAGCAATCAGGACGGCTATAAGAGACCTAATCGATCAGCGAAGTGAAAAATTGGTTGGCAGGATGCAATTGTTCGATAAAGCAAAAGAGCAGTCAAAGAATGCAGAGTCATTCTTGCTCTTAAAAGAGGAACAATAG
- the ftsZ gene encoding cell division protein FtsZ codes for MESFVQDALKFKEKETNFKQAACGSSEEIDEFGTPKIVVVGCGGGGNNTVNRLYNIGVAGADTIAINTDKIHLDIIQSDKKILIGKSITRGLGAGGFPEVGRRAAELARGTLEDVLKDANLVFVTAGMGGGTGTGVAPVVAQVAKDQGAIVIGMVTSPFKVERSRMFKAEEGLDELRKAADTVIVLDNNRLLDYVPNLPIDQAFSVMDQLISETVKGITETITQPSLINLDYADVRAIMKGGGLAVMLVGEAKGQDKAKEVVRAALNHPLLDVDTKGATGCLLHITGGTDMSLHEAEQIASSLTYELDSHANVIWGARVKKEYEGKVRCMAIMTGIHSAQIMGPKGDSMPVRNSASSVEEKIKVAVAATRNNSRNRGSIIDQIL; via the coding sequence ATGGAATCATTTGTACAGGACGCATTAAAATTCAAAGAAAAGGAAACGAATTTCAAGCAGGCAGCATGCGGCTCGTCTGAAGAAATAGATGAATTTGGAACACCAAAGATCGTAGTAGTCGGATGCGGTGGGGGCGGTAATAATACAGTAAATCGTCTTTATAATATCGGCGTTGCAGGCGCAGATACTATCGCAATAAACACAGATAAGATCCACCTGGATATAATCCAGTCAGATAAAAAAATCCTGATCGGCAAATCAATAACAAGGGGATTGGGCGCAGGCGGGTTCCCGGAAGTTGGAAGAAGAGCAGCAGAACTTGCAAGGGGAACACTTGAAGATGTACTAAAGGATGCAAATCTGGTATTTGTAACAGCAGGAATGGGCGGAGGAACAGGAACAGGCGTTGCACCGGTAGTTGCACAGGTAGCAAAAGACCAGGGCGCAATTGTAATTGGAATGGTCACAAGCCCGTTCAAGGTAGAGCGCTCAAGGATGTTCAAAGCTGAGGAAGGCCTGGATGAACTGAGAAAAGCAGCAGACACAGTAATAGTCCTTGATAATAACAGACTGCTGGATTACGTCCCGAACCTGCCAATAGACCAGGCATTTTCAGTAATGGACCAGTTGATATCAGAGACTGTGAAAGGTATTACAGAAACCATTACCCAGCCATCATTGATAAATCTTGACTACGCAGATGTCAGGGCTATAATGAAGGGCGGAGGACTTGCAGTAATGCTTGTCGGCGAGGCAAAAGGACAGGATAAGGCAAAAGAAGTTGTAAGAGCTGCTTTAAACCACCCGCTGCTTGATGTGGATACGAAGGGCGCAACCGGATGCCTGCTCCACATAACCGGTGGGACTGATATGTCTCTCCACGAGGCAGAACAGATTGCTTCATCACTGACTTATGAGCTTGACTCCCATGCAAACGTTATCTGGGGCGCAAGAGTAAAGAAGGAGTACGAGGGCAAGGTACGCTGCATGGCGATCATGACAGGTATCCACTCAGCCCAGATCATGGGACCAAAGGGAGACAGCATGCCAGTGAGAAACAGCGCTTCTTCGGTCGAAGAGAAAATCAAAGTGGCTGTAGCAGCTACCAGGAACAATAGCAGGAACAGGGGTTCAATAATAGACCAGATCCTGTGA
- the ilvD gene encoding dihydroxy-acid dehydratase: MRSDNIKKGLERAPHRSLLKAVGLTDEEMSLPFIGVVNSWNEVIPGHIHLDKLAQAVKAGIRMAGGVPFEFNTIGVCDGIAMGHTGMKNSLPSREIIADSIEMMVEAHQFDGMVMIPTCDKIVPGHLMAAGRIDIPTIVVTGGPMMPGIVGDEPRDVISLFEAVGARQNNKISDRELKILEDCSCCGAGSCAGLFTANTMACVTEALGLSLPGCGTAHAVDAKKIRIAKQSGMKILELVEKGITARSIVTQESLNNAIRIDMAIGGSTNTALHLPAIALEYGLTLPLSIFDEISKETPHLINLRPGGNRYLIDFERAGGVPAIQERLQSKLYLDTLTVTGKNLDENLKEYSIINPRANREIIASLDSPVHAEGGIAVLKGSLAPDGSVIKQTAVSQKMLKHSGPARVFESEEEAMAAIMAKKIKPGDCLVIRYEGPKGGPGMREMLSPTAAIAGMGLIDSVALITDGRFSGGTRGPCIGHVSPEAAVGGPIAHVREGDTIEIDIPGRMLNLNISKEEFEQRQRSWKPPAPKVTKGYLARYQKMVGSADKGAVIK, from the coding sequence ATGAGAAGCGATAATATCAAAAAAGGACTTGAGCGTGCCCCCCACAGGTCTTTATTAAAAGCTGTAGGGCTGACAGACGAAGAAATGTCTTTGCCTTTTATCGGGGTTGTAAATTCCTGGAATGAAGTTATACCAGGTCATATTCATCTTGATAAGCTTGCGCAGGCGGTAAAAGCCGGAATCCGGATGGCTGGCGGCGTTCCATTTGAATTTAACACAATCGGGGTATGCGACGGCATAGCAATGGGGCATACAGGTATGAAGAACTCCCTTCCGAGCAGGGAAATAATAGCAGACAGCATCGAAATGATGGTGGAAGCGCACCAGTTCGACGGAATGGTCATGATACCAACATGCGATAAGATCGTCCCCGGACATCTCATGGCTGCCGGGCGTATCGATATACCCACTATAGTTGTAACAGGCGGGCCTATGATGCCAGGCATCGTTGGTGATGAACCCCGCGATGTAATATCACTTTTTGAGGCAGTGGGAGCGCGCCAGAATAATAAGATATCAGACCGGGAATTGAAGATCCTTGAGGATTGTTCCTGCTGCGGAGCGGGTTCATGTGCAGGATTGTTCACTGCAAATACCATGGCCTGTGTGACTGAAGCGCTTGGCCTGAGTCTTCCCGGATGCGGGACAGCGCATGCAGTGGATGCAAAAAAAATAAGGATCGCAAAGCAGTCAGGTATGAAAATACTTGAACTTGTTGAAAAAGGAATAACAGCACGATCCATAGTGACTCAGGAGTCCCTTAACAATGCAATACGCATTGATATGGCAATCGGGGGGAGCACAAATACTGCGTTGCATTTACCAGCAATAGCCCTTGAATACGGCCTTACCCTCCCGCTTTCTATATTCGATGAGATCAGCAAGGAGACACCACACCTGATCAACCTGCGGCCAGGAGGTAACCGGTATCTGATCGACTTTGAACGCGCGGGAGGAGTTCCTGCAATACAGGAACGCCTGCAATCAAAACTTTATCTGGATACGTTGACAGTTACTGGAAAAAATCTCGATGAGAACCTGAAAGAATACAGTATCATAAATCCGCGCGCAAACAGGGAGATCATTGCAAGCCTTGATTCCCCCGTACATGCAGAAGGCGGGATCGCTGTATTGAAGGGAAGCCTTGCTCCGGACGGCTCTGTAATAAAACAGACAGCAGTCAGCCAGAAGATGTTAAAACATTCAGGACCTGCCCGTGTTTTTGAGAGTGAAGAAGAGGCAATGGCAGCCATAATGGCAAAGAAGATCAAACCAGGTGATTGTCTTGTGATCAGGTATGAGGGACCAAAAGGGGGTCCGGGAATGCGAGAGATGCTTTCCCCGACAGCAGCAATAGCTGGCATGGGACTTATTGATTCTGTGGCTCTCATTACTGATGGCCGGTTCTCCGGCGGAACGCGGGGGCCATGTATTGGCCATGTGTCACCCGAAGCAGCAGTAGGAGGCCCAATAGCACATGTGCGGGAAGGAGATACAATCGAAATAGACATACCGGGGCGTATGTTGAACCTTAATATCTCAAAAGAAGAGTTTGAACAAAGGCAAAGATCATGGAAACCACCCGCGCCAAAAGTCACAAAAGGCTATCTTGCACGCTACCAGAAAATGGTGGGATCGGCGGATAAGGGCGCTGTGATAAAGTAG
- a CDS encoding PhzF family phenazine biosynthesis protein translates to MGNLTFYILDVFAEEKFAGNQLAVVKNADRLSDTRMQQIAREINFSETTFILSDKKRNGGYDVRIFTPKEEVPFAGHPTLGTAYVIQSKIIRKPVETVILNLKIGQIPVNLNDARGVLWMKQMPPTFGMVFNQDKISSVLNVDASDIDHIYPIQEVSTGLPVIIVPLKTLEAVKKSRIDMEKYSGLIRDSDAKALLVFCPETIKVENDINVRVFAQYYGVPEDPATGSANGCLAGYLVKYDYFKSRKIDIRVEQGYEIGRPSLLYLRGEEQAGKIEVFVGGKVQMIARGEFDE, encoded by the coding sequence ATGGGAAATCTTACCTTCTATATATTGGATGTATTTGCAGAAGAGAAATTCGCAGGCAATCAGCTTGCGGTTGTGAAAAATGCAGATAGACTTTCGGATACCAGGATGCAGCAAATTGCCAGGGAGATCAATTTTTCCGAAACTACTTTTATTCTGTCAGATAAAAAAAGAAATGGCGGGTATGATGTTCGAATTTTTACCCCGAAAGAGGAGGTTCCCTTTGCTGGTCACCCAACACTGGGGACTGCTTATGTAATACAAAGCAAGATTATCAGGAAACCCGTCGAAACCGTAATTCTTAATTTGAAGATCGGACAGATCCCGGTCAATCTCAATGATGCAAGAGGAGTTTTATGGATGAAACAGATGCCTCCGACATTTGGTATGGTTTTTAATCAAGATAAAATCTCAAGCGTTTTGAATGTCGATGCTTCAGATATTGACCACATATATCCGATACAGGAAGTTTCCACAGGATTACCAGTCATCATAGTTCCCCTTAAGACTCTGGAGGCTGTGAAAAAGAGCAGGATCGACATGGAAAAATACTCTGGATTAATAAGAGATTCCGATGCAAAAGCGCTTCTGGTTTTCTGCCCTGAAACGATAAAGGTGGAAAATGACATTAATGTCAGGGTTTTTGCGCAATATTATGGTGTACCCGAAGACCCTGCAACAGGAAGCGCAAATGGCTGCCTTGCCGGATACCTTGTGAAATACGATTATTTTAAAAGCAGGAAAATCGATATTCGGGTTGAGCAAGGATATGAAATAGGAAGGCCATCATTGCTCTATTTGAGAGGAGAAGAACAGGCCGGGAAAATAGAGGTATTCGTGGGTGGAAAGGTGCAGATGATCGCAAGGGGAGAATTCGATGAATAA
- a CDS encoding class I SAM-dependent methyltransferase — protein sequence MKSYPGWQYNEMKQVGTDYNDPAQVEIYDSQMGKLRDIKKENEEIIKALNLTNDQTLIEFGTGTGNFAIDAAKHCKKVFAVDVSPRMLEFAQKKADMNGIKNIELLNAGFLTYEHSGAPADAVVSQLALHHLPDFWKLIALKRVFGILKNGGKFFLKDTVYSFDENTHEAFFNNLIEIIRKAGGMQIANDLETGIRDEYSTLGWIMEALLLRAGFTIHEKQYSEGLIAVYLCTKEK from the coding sequence ATGAAATCATATCCAGGCTGGCAATACAATGAAATGAAGCAGGTAGGTACTGACTACAATGATCCTGCCCAGGTTGAGATATATGATTCGCAAATGGGAAAGTTGAGAGACATAAAAAAAGAGAATGAAGAAATTATCAAGGCTCTTAATCTCACTAATGACCAGACTCTTATTGAATTCGGTACAGGTACGGGAAATTTTGCAATTGATGCTGCAAAGCACTGCAAAAAAGTATTTGCTGTAGATGTTTCTCCCCGGATGCTTGAATTTGCTCAAAAAAAGGCTGATATGAATGGAATAAAAAATATTGAACTTCTAAATGCAGGATTTCTGACTTATGAACATTCAGGAGCGCCAGCCGATGCAGTCGTTTCACAACTGGCGCTCCACCATCTTCCTGATTTCTGGAAATTGATAGCCCTGAAACGTGTTTTTGGAATTCTAAAAAACGGCGGGAAATTTTTCTTGAAAGATACTGTTTACTCTTTTGATGAAAATACCCATGAGGCTTTTTTTAATAATCTAATTGAAATAATCAGGAAAGCCGGAGGGATGCAGATTGCAAATGATCTGGAAACCGGGATCAGGGATGAATATTCAACACTTGGCTGGATCATGGAAGCACTGCTTCTGCGGGCTGGCTTTACAATACATGAGAAACAATATTCGGAAGGTCTTATTGCTGTTTATTTATGCACAAAGGAGAAATGA
- a CDS encoding chorismate mutase translates to MSLSECKSIEEVRENINRIDREIVELISQRSRYVAQAAKFKKTAQDVKAPSRVEEVISKVRGIAVEHDLDPDIVEKIYRTMISCFIDYEITLKSMQTLYWYGA, encoded by the coding sequence ATGAGTTTGTCAGAATGTAAAAGCATCGAAGAAGTACGTGAAAACATTAACAGGATCGACCGGGAAATAGTTGAACTGATATCGCAAAGAAGCCGCTACGTGGCGCAGGCTGCAAAATTCAAGAAAACGGCGCAGGATGTGAAAGCTCCCTCACGTGTGGAAGAAGTAATATCAAAAGTGAGGGGCATTGCAGTTGAGCATGATCTTGACCCTGATATTGTGGAGAAGATTTATCGCACAATGATTTCATGCTTCATAGATTATGAAATTACCTTAAAATCAATGCAAACATTATACTGGTATGGCGCATAA
- a CDS encoding class I SAM-dependent methyltransferase family protein: MESLCIRVPKTEGELSRKKLIELCLLDNNLKIKPDGRYLLIPVLKPVEGLGVSGKDIFEIAQYENPLTQVPGAYELIGNIAIIDQHEKNAPEIAKVLLHHKNIKTIFQATSAVCGEYRTRELLFIAGEQKTETIYRENGCRYLLDVTQVYFTPRLSTERIRIRDQVKNGDKVVDMFAGIGPFSIPIAKKFPDAQVISVDKNPVAIKYLRENIRLNKIKNIEIREGDAREEAKGISDADHVIMNLPHSGLEFIDSAFGVIKKGGIIHFYAISHKDDLFEGLINEIEAYARKSGLRVCPIDRRIVRPYAPYQYNVCIDFKVIS; encoded by the coding sequence ATGGAATCCCTGTGTATCAGGGTACCAAAAACCGAAGGTGAATTGTCAAGGAAGAAATTAATCGAGCTTTGTCTCCTTGATAATAACTTAAAAATTAAACCAGATGGACGATACTTATTAATTCCGGTTTTAAAGCCTGTCGAGGGATTGGGGGTATCGGGAAAAGATATATTTGAAATTGCACAGTATGAAAATCCCTTAACTCAAGTTCCTGGCGCTTATGAGTTAATAGGGAATATTGCTATTATTGACCAGCATGAAAAAAATGCGCCGGAAATTGCAAAAGTCCTTTTGCATCATAAGAATATAAAAACAATATTCCAGGCAACAAGTGCGGTTTGTGGAGAATACCGGACACGCGAGCTTTTATTTATCGCAGGCGAGCAAAAAACTGAGACCATATACAGGGAAAACGGATGCAGATACCTTCTTGATGTTACACAGGTGTACTTTACGCCGCGATTGTCAACTGAAAGGATAAGGATAAGAGACCAGGTAAAAAATGGCGATAAAGTTGTTGATATGTTCGCAGGTATCGGGCCTTTTAGCATCCCTATTGCAAAAAAATTTCCCGACGCGCAGGTGATATCTGTTGATAAGAATCCTGTGGCAATTAAATACCTCAGGGAAAATATCCGGCTCAATAAGATTAAGAATATCGAGATAAGGGAAGGCGATGCAAGGGAAGAAGCCAAAGGAATTTCGGATGCGGATCACGTTATTATGAACCTTCCGCACAGCGGATTAGAGTTCATTGATAGCGCTTTTGGGGTAATTAAAAAAGGCGGGATAATACATTTTTATGCAATTTCACACAAAGATGATTTATTTGAAGGCCTGATCAATGAGATTGAAGCTTATGCGAGGAAATCAGGTCTTCGGGTATGTCCCATTGACCGCAGAATCGTAAGACCTTATGCGCCATACCAGTATAATGTTTGCATTGATTTTAAGGTAATTTCATAA
- a CDS encoding diphthine synthase, with protein sequence MLTFIGLGLYDEKDITVKGLESVKNADAIYAEFYTSNLIGTSIEKIEKFYGKKLIILSREEVELEPVWLSRAINENVVFLSGGDAMVATTHIDLRLRAKDMGIESAIIHAPSIYSAVSGLSGLQNYRFGKSTTIPFPYTRNEKTIISEAPYDTIKMNRKNDLHTIVFLDIDREKGFMDIRKAVSLLLEMEERRGEGVLVNALAIGIARAGSPSPTVHSDYLEKIKEYDFGSPLHTLLIPASLHFIEAEALVKLCGAPPDILI encoded by the coding sequence ATGCTTACATTTATCGGACTTGGGCTTTATGATGAAAAAGATATAACAGTAAAAGGATTGGAATCTGTAAAAAACGCTGATGCAATCTATGCTGAATTTTATACATCCAATCTTATCGGTACTTCCATAGAAAAAATTGAAAAATTCTATGGAAAGAAATTGATCATACTTTCACGGGAGGAAGTTGAGCTGGAACCTGTCTGGCTATCACGGGCAATCAATGAAAATGTGGTATTCCTGAGCGGGGGCGATGCTATGGTTGCGACCACGCATATTGATCTTCGCTTACGTGCAAAAGATATGGGCATCGAATCTGCGATCATCCATGCTCCATCGATCTATTCGGCTGTTTCGGGATTAAGCGGGCTTCAAAATTACAGGTTCGGGAAATCCACCACAATCCCGTTCCCTTATACCAGGAATGAAAAGACGATCATATCCGAAGCTCCGTATGATACAATAAAAATGAACCGGAAAAATGATCTGCATACTATTGTTTTTCTTGATATTGACCGCGAAAAAGGCTTTATGGATATTAGAAAAGCTGTTTCCCTTCTTCTGGAAATGGAAGAAAGACGGGGTGAAGGTGTGCTTGTAAATGCTCTTGCAATTGGTATTGCACGCGCCGGTTCCCCATCGCCCACAGTTCATTCGGATTATCTTGAAAAAATAAAAGAATATGATTTCGGAAGTCCGCTGCATACACTCTTGATTCCTGCCAGCCTCCACTTTATCGAGGCTGAAGCGCTTGTAAAATTGTGCGGCGCTCCGCCGGATATTTTGATATAA